A section of the Primulina eburnea isolate SZY01 chromosome 1, ASM2296580v1, whole genome shotgun sequence genome encodes:
- the LOC140838965 gene encoding E3 ubiquitin-protein ligase At1g63170-like: protein MAHRTMSSDSNTSTPPGAVDSTPLLDDQTLRPRPRFLRRPPSLRGAARFLRRASSRSRVMREPSVRVREAAAEQIEERQSDWAYSKPIVILDLVWNLAFVIVSISVLIVTRYEMPSMPLRLWIVGYALQCILHMVCVWTEFKKRYSQRNSEGSERGQFRYARNFTNSSSGSDDLESGDYDTERRQSDDETSVAKHLESANTMFSFIWWIIGFYWVSAGGQSLTAESPQLYWLCITFLAFDVFFVVICVAVACVIGIAVCCCLPCIIAILYAVADQEGATKEDIERLPKYKFRKIGDFEKQNGEIQESFGGIMSECDTDSPTEHVLTLEDAECCICLSSYDDGTELRELPCRHHFHSACIDKWLYMNATCPLCKFNILKNGNQSGSEEV, encoded by the exons ATGGCCCATAGAACGATGTCGTCTGATAGCAACACTTCAACGCCTCCGGGGGCGGTGGATTCCACGCCGTTGCTCGATGACCAGACCTTACGCCCTCGCCCCCGTTTCCTCCGACGCCCTCCCAGCCTCCGCGGCGCTGCTCGCTTCCTCCGGAGGGCCAGCAGCCGCAGCCGCGTGATGCGTGAGCCGTCCGTTCGTGTGCGTGAAGCTGCGGCCGAGCAAATCGAAGAACGGCAGAGCGATTGGGCTTACTCTAAGCCGATAGTGATACTGGACCTTGTTTGGAACCTCGCTTTCGTGATTGTCTCGATTTCGGTGCTGATTGTGACACGTTATGAAATGCCTTCGATGCCACTGAGGCTGTGGATTGTCGGCTACGCTTTGCAGTGCATTCTGCACATGGTGTGCGTGTGGACGGAGTTTAAGAAGAGGTATTCGCAGCGGAATTCGGAGGGGAGTGAGAGGGGACAATTTAGGTATGCTCGTAATTTCACGAATTCAAGCTCCGGAAGTGATGACCTGGAGTCTGGTGATTACGACACTGAACGCCGGCAAAGTGATGATGAGACTAG TGTGGCTAAACATCTGGAGTCTGCAAATACCATGTTTTCATTCATTTGGTGGATAATTGGGTTCTATTGGGTTTCTGCTGGTGGGCAAAGCTTGACTGCTGAATCACCTCAGCTTTACTG GCTTTGCATCACATTTTTGGCCTTTGATGTGTTCTTCGTTGTTATCTGTGTTGCTGTGGCATGTGTCATTGGAATTGCTGTTTGCTGTTGTCTACCCTGTATTATAGCAATCTTATATGCAGTAGCAGATCAG GAAGGAGCTACTAAAGAAGACATCGAGAGGCTACCTAAATACAAATTCAGGAAAATTGGTGATTTTGAGAAGCAAAATGGTGAAATACAAGAATCGTTTGGAGGGATAATGTCTGAATGTGACACTGATTCCCCCACAGAGCACGTTCTTACCCTGGAGGATGCT GAATGCTGCATTTGTCTAAGTTCCTATGACGATGGTACTGAACTGCGTGAACTCCCTTGTCGCCACCATTTTCACTCAGCCTGCATCGATAAGTGGTTGTATATGAATGCCACCTGTCCTCTATGCAAGTTCAATATACTGAAAAACGGTAACCAAAGCGGCAGTGAAGAAGTATGA
- the LOC140813751 gene encoding BON1-associated protein 2-like encodes MEKAPTMVIEVTVISAEGLRMNRRQPVKKNAFVVLRSDPFNTRSTGMDTQGGSCPSWNEKLVMELPVHARFITVEAHSGNKAIGSANIPVTDFSGGFLPENSMSFLSYRLRDASGEKNGIVNLSVKVRGGSGKSRCSASCARPWTGFPVENKVSNGIVTGIPVFYR; translated from the coding sequence ATGGAAAAGGCCCCAACAATGGTGATCGAAGTTACAGTGATATCTGCAGAAGGATTGCGCatgaaccggaggcaacccgtCAAGAAGAACGCGTTTGTCGTCCTCAGATCCGACCCTTTTAACACCCGTTCAACGGGTATGGATACGCAGGGAGGGAGCTGCCCCTCATGGAACGAGAAGCTAGTGATGGAGCTGCCGGTGCATGCTCGTTTCATCACCGTGGAAGCGCATTCCGGTAACAAGGCAATTGGATCGGCGAATATTCCGGTTACGGATTTCTCCGGCGGGTTTCTGCCGGAGAATTCAATGAGTTTCTTGAGTTACAGGTTGAGGGACGCTAGCGGGGAGAAGAATGGGATCGTGAATTTGTCAGTGAAAGTGAGAGGCGGAAGCGGCAAATCTCGCTGTTCCGCCAGCTGTGCTAGGCCGTGGACGGGTTTCCCGGTGGAGAACAAAGTGTCCAACGGGATCGTCACGGGGATTCCAGTTTTCTATAGATAG
- the LOC140838973 gene encoding bifunctional protein FolD 4, chloroplastic-like translates to MAAASTASASTAFSSTTDCCYRGAKIVFRITGLQVALTRRPSNFFKSVRTINTNSCTTASRCSSSGFTKTAATITEAAAKVIDGKSTAKEIGDEIAIEISRMKDSIGVVPGLAVILVGDRKDSATYVRNKKKTCESVGIKSYEVHLAENSSEQEVLKHISGFNDDPSVHGILVQLPLPSHINEQNVLNAVCIEKDVDGFNPYNIGRLAMRDREPLFVPCTPKGCIELLHRYGIAIKGKRAVVIGRSNIVGMPAALLLQREDATVTIVHSRTKNPEEITREADIVISAVGQPNMVRGSWIKPGSVVIDVGINPVEDVKSP, encoded by the exons ATGGCCGCTGCCTCCACGGCATCCGCGTCCACCGCTTTCAGCTCCACCACAGATTGCTGCTATCGAGGGGCCAAAATAGTGTTCCGAATCACTGGTCTTCAGGTGGCTTTGACTCGAAGGCCCTCGAACTTTTTTAAAAGTGTGAGAACGATTAATACGAATTCCTGTACCACCGCCTCACGGTGTTCCTCCTCCGGTTTTACGAAAA CAGCTGCAACCATCACCGAGGCTGCTGCGAAGGTCATTGATGGAAAATCAACTGCCAAAGAAATCGGAGATGAGATTGCTATTGAGATATCTAGGATGAAAGACTCTATAGGGGTTGTTCCTGGACTGGCAGTTATTCTTGTAGGAGACAGGAAAGATTCTGCTACTTATGTACGCAACAAGAAGAAAACCTGTGAATCTGTAGGGATAAAGTCATATGAAGTGCATTTGGCTGAAAACTCCTCAGAACAAGAAGTGCTCAAGCACATCTCAGGCTTCAATGACGATCCTTCGGTTCATGGTATTCTTGTTCAGTTGCCACTACCTTCT CATATAAACGAGCAGAATGTCTTGAATGCTGTTTGTATCGAGAAAGACGTCGATGGCTTCAACCCTTATAATATTGGACGTCTAGCCATGAGAGATCGTGAACCATTATTTGTTCCATGTACTCCCAAAGGATGCATAGAGTTATTGCATAGATATGGCATTGCGATCAAAGGGAAGAGGGCTGTTGTAATTGGCAGGAGTAATATTGTCGGGATGCCTGCTGCGCTCTTATTGCAA AGGGAAGATGCCACAGTCACTATTGTCCATTCAAGAACGAAAAACCCGGAGGAGATCACAAGAGAAGCAGACATCGTTATCTCAGCTGTGGGGCAGCCAAACATGGTGAGGGGTAGCTGGATCAAGCCTGGCTCTGTTGTCATTGATGTCGGAATAAATCCAGTTGAG GATGTTAAGAGCCCTTGA
- the LOC140838979 gene encoding LIM domain-containing protein PLIM2c-like isoform X2 encodes MTTFTGTLDKCKTCEKTVYFIDLLTTDGATYHKSCFKCSHCKGTLVMSNYSSMDGVLYCKPHFEQLFKESGNFSKNFQTSKPERENSLTRTSSKVSAMFSGTVDKCSACNKTVYPLEKMTMEGESFHKSCFKCAHGGCPLTHSSYAALDGILYCKVHFQQLFMEKGNYQHILDAATNKKSVVEPVQFDAEAAHEDKPKEEESDAEHESESEKAQEQS; translated from the exons ATGACAACATTTACAGGGACTTTGGATAAGTGCAAGACTTGTGAAAAGACTGTTTATTTCATTGATTTGTTGACTACCGATGGAGCAACTTACCATAAATCATGTTTCAAATGCAGCCACTGCAAAGGAACTCTCGTG ATGAGCAACTACTCTTCAATGGATGGAGTTCTGTACTGCAAACCACATTTTGAACAACTTTTCAAGGAGTCTGGAAACTTCAGCAAGAATTTTCAAACTT CTAAACCTGAGAGGGAAAATTCGTTG ACAAGGACGTCTAGCAAGGTCTCTGCCATGTTCTCTGGGACTGTAGACAAATGTTCAGCTTGTAATAAAACTGTTTACCCCCTGGAGAAG ATGACAATGGAGGGAGAATCTTTTCACAAGTCATGCTTCAAGTGTGCTCATGGAGGCTGCCCTCTCACACACTCATCTTATGCTGCGTTGGATGGGATCCTATATTGCAAGGTCCATTTTCAACAACTATTCATGGAGAAAGGGAACTACCAACATATCCTTGACGCCGCCACGAATAAAAAGAGTGTTGTAGAGCCCGTGCAGTTCGATGCTGAGGCAGCCCATGAAGACAAACCAAAGGAAGAAGAGAGTGATGCTGAACATGAATCAGAATCCGAGAAAGCACAGGAACAATCTTAG
- the LOC140838979 gene encoding LIM domain-containing protein PLIM2c-like isoform X1 has protein sequence MTTFTGTLDKCKTCEKTVYFIDLLTTDGATYHKSCFKCSHCKGTLVMSNYSSMDGVLYCKPHFEQLFKESGNFSKNFQTSAKPERENSLTRTSSKVSAMFSGTVDKCSACNKTVYPLEKMTMEGESFHKSCFKCAHGGCPLTHSSYAALDGILYCKVHFQQLFMEKGNYQHILDAATNKKSVVEPVQFDAEAAHEDKPKEEESDAEHESESEKAQEQS, from the exons ATGACAACATTTACAGGGACTTTGGATAAGTGCAAGACTTGTGAAAAGACTGTTTATTTCATTGATTTGTTGACTACCGATGGAGCAACTTACCATAAATCATGTTTCAAATGCAGCCACTGCAAAGGAACTCTCGTG ATGAGCAACTACTCTTCAATGGATGGAGTTCTGTACTGCAAACCACATTTTGAACAACTTTTCAAGGAGTCTGGAAACTTCAGCAAGAATTTTCAAACTT CAGCTAAACCTGAGAGGGAAAATTCGTTG ACAAGGACGTCTAGCAAGGTCTCTGCCATGTTCTCTGGGACTGTAGACAAATGTTCAGCTTGTAATAAAACTGTTTACCCCCTGGAGAAG ATGACAATGGAGGGAGAATCTTTTCACAAGTCATGCTTCAAGTGTGCTCATGGAGGCTGCCCTCTCACACACTCATCTTATGCTGCGTTGGATGGGATCCTATATTGCAAGGTCCATTTTCAACAACTATTCATGGAGAAAGGGAACTACCAACATATCCTTGACGCCGCCACGAATAAAAAGAGTGTTGTAGAGCCCGTGCAGTTCGATGCTGAGGCAGCCCATGAAGACAAACCAAAGGAAGAAGAGAGTGATGCTGAACATGAATCAGAATCCGAGAAAGCACAGGAACAATCTTAG
- the LOC140813757 gene encoding acetyl-coenzyme A carboxylase carboxyl transferase subunit alpha, chloroplastic-like yields MIVRIFPITILLFPVQKLVLLYCGSLHRRLPRQLKKLSVTAQEHYMLRIADDIIPEPLGGAHADPVWSSQRIKDATLQEMEELTRMNTEELLRHRMLKFRAIGLGGFREGVEVEPEQKHNMKPSEVMFSGIESELEDLNSQEGDRECYT; encoded by the exons ATGATCGTCAGAATATTTCCAATTACCATACTTCTCTTTCCAGTCCAGAAGCTTGTGCTGCTATATTGTGGAAGTCTTCACAGGCGGCTCCCAAG GCAGCTGAAAAAATTGAGTGTCACTGCTCAAGAACATTACATGCTTCGGATAGCGGACGACATTATTCCT GAACCTCTTGGCGGTGCACATGCTGATCCTGTATGGTCATCTCAAAGGATCAAGGATGCTACTCTTCAAGAAATGGAG GAATTAacaaggatgaatactgaaGAGCTACTGCGACACAGAATGCTCAAGTTCCGTGCCATCGGATTAGGAGGATTTAGAGAAGGAGTCGAGGTGGAACCTGAACAGAAGCACAACATGAAGCCATCTGAGGTAATGTTTTCTGGCATAGAATCTGAGCTCGAGGATCTCAATTCTCAAGAAGGAGATAGAGAATGCTATACATGA